ACACCATGGTCCACCAGGCTCTCAGGCCTGGACACTGCGGTCCAGCTGAGCCAGGGCAGAGGACGGGGGCCCTTTTCTGGAGGAAGCACGACAGGAAGGCGTTGAGGGACGCACACGTCTTTATTCCTGCTGGCAGGGGAGGTGGTCCTGTGGCTGGCAGAGTGGGCACCTCGGGCTGGCGGCTCTCACCTCTTGCTGGCTGTAGCTCAGACACACCAGGGTGACCACAGGTCCTGGGCTCTCACCACCCGGCCACCCGTCCACCAGCCCGGCTGAAGCACTCGGCCCTGCCGGCCACAGCACCTAGCCCCCCCAGCCCACTGGCCCTTCCACAGCACCCGGCCCCCTGCCCTCCACCCGGCCACAGCACCCCACCTTCCACCCGGCCGCAGTACCCGGCAGCTTCAGCCACTTGGGCACCTTGCCCAGGCTCCTCTTCACGGGCTGGGCCGTCCCTGGGATGGGCTCAGGGGGGACCAGCGCCCCTTCCTCAGCAGCTGGCTCAGACTCAGGTGCAGGGTCAGGGGCTGGCAATGGGGAAGGGGACCCGGCGGCCCTGGACATACACCTGTGGGGAGGCGAAGACACAGAGTGGTGAGTGCTGCCACGGGAGGTGCCCCCAGACCCACCGGCACTCACCTGGCCACCAGCACGTCGGCTGCAGATGGGGAGATGGCATGCTCCAGCAGACCAGGCTCCAGGTAGACACCTGCAGGGAGGCCCAAGCTCACCCTGAGCCTCTGAGGAGGGGCCCACTCACCATCCACCCAGCATCTGCCCATCAGCACTCGACTCTGGGAGGGGGGTGGCCAGCAGGTGGCTGTCGCAGCCCTCTCTCGGGGAGGTGGTTACTGGGGGCCACAGATCTCCCTCTTAGACCCAAAGAAGGCCCCAGACTGAAGGCCCTCCAGGGCAGCTGGCTCTGAGGTCCAGGGACAGGCTGGCCAGACTCCAACACTGGCCCCAACCACCGACACTCACCTGCCGGCTCCTCGGCTCCGAAGTGCACCAGAGCAGCCGGGAAGAGGTTCGCCTGCAGGGAGGGCGGAGGGCTCAGTGGCCAGGTGGGCACCGTGGGCAGAGCACCCCCCTGCTGTGGAGGCAGCCACATCCCAGGGCCAGGCCCCAGCTCCACCCTCAGGCAGGCTCTGCCTGCCCGGCCCTATGAGCCCCTCATCGCCCAGCTTCCTGGCTGACACCAACCCTATCCCTGCAAGCAAGGCCAGGGCGTCCTGGGACCAGCACCCTCCATGGGACCACCCCAAGCCCCAAGCCAGTTGAAGGCTGGGGCCTCGAGGGTCCTCAAGCCATGCAGCCTCACAGTCCTCCCTCCTCTGGCCTCTGTACCCGAGGAAGGTGGGGCCAGGCGTGGCAGGTCCTGGCGGATGCGCCGGGACCATTGTGGAGGGGTGCAGCTGCCAGGCTGGGGTATCCCCCTCCCAGCTCCAGATTCCCCCTCCTGGCTCCAGGCTGCTCAGGGCcacaggctgggggtgggggtggggctgggggatgtTAAAAGATTAATAAGAGGAAGCTTCAAAGGCCAGGCCCAGGAACGctgaaacctcagcctccagccGGGGGCCCAGGGACACAAACAAGGGCCGTGAATGCTTTGAAAACCCAATTGTGCCGCCTGGGATCAAAGCCTTGTGAGGAGAGAAGGGCctgtggggtgggcaggggctgcCCGAGTGGCCCTGGAGAGGCGCCGGAAGCTCTGGAGCCAGGAAGGGGGCACGGGGAGGACAGCGGCAGGAGCCGCTGTGGTCTCTGCCTCTCACAGATGGAGAGCACGCTCCGCCACCACCAGGCCTCCGAGATTCACAGCCAGGCTGCGGCTGCTCACAGAAGCCCGGGGGACACTGCCCAGAGGCTGCTGTGGGCACAGGAGGCCTGGCCAGCCCCATCTGCATCCCACCTGCTGCCGGGCAAGGGGGCTCCCTCAGAAGCCACCGACGCAGAGAGGCCCCTGGTTTTCATCACAGCCCCCGCAGGCCAGGACCCTCAACCAGCACTGCCCCACGGGACGCGCAGAAAGGGGCAGGCAGGATTCGGGAACGCCAGGAGAGAGAAGTAGGCTTGGCAGCCAGGCCTGGGGCACCTGGGCTCTGTCTGCGCCTCTGTGCAGGGAGCACTGAGCCAGGCAGCCTACCCGGCCTGTCTCCACGTGCTTGTGGCCAGCCTTGACTCGGGAGGGGTCCCCACTGCTCGGACGAGGGGATGGAGAGGAGGGTCGGCAGACTGGGTGGCATGGAGGCTGACCGGTGCTTGGAGAGGCTCGGCCTCTGGATGCACCCCAAAAAAGGAGCCTCCCAGAGTCCACGTCGCCTCCATCTCCCACCGCTGGAAAGGGTGTTCTCTGCCCTGGTTCCCAGGCACCATTTCAGCAAGGGACCCAGGGTGAATGGAGCCACCCCGGTCACCAAGCTGGGGCTAGAAAGGGAAGGTGGGTCACACCATCCCCCCAGCCAGAGCAGGGCCCGGGAAGGGCCTTTGAGGGAGGCGCAGGCTGAGGGGCCTCTCCCCACGAGCACTGTCCCAGAAGGTCTCAGGCTGCCCCTGCCTGGCTCCCTCAGTTGACAGGGAGAAGTGGGGGTGCCCGCCCTGCCCTGACACAGCCTGAGGGCCTGGAGCCAGTCCCTCCCTGGCTGCTGCCCAGGACACTGGGACCCCAAATCCAGCCGCCTCTCTGCTGCCAACCCCTTGCCCCAGTGTTGCCAGGAAGAGCTTCCGAAAGGAGGCGCACGCCAAGCCCCACAGGGCAGCGACTCTGCAGCGGCTGCGTGCACACGCAGCCCagtgcccggccgcccctccaACCAGAATGGCACCACCCTCTGGGGAACTAAGCCAAGAGAGGAGCCCTTGCAGCCCAAGATGCCCAGGATGGAGGCGGCACCACAGCGCCCGGGAGGGAGGCGCCACCACAGCGCCCGGGAAGAAGGCGGCACCACAGTGCCTGGGCAGGGAGATGGCACCACAGTGCCTGGGAGGGAGGCAGCATCATGGTGTCTGGGAGGGAGGTGGCACCACGGTGCCCAGGAGGGAGAAGGCACCACGGTGCCTGGGCAGGGAGAGATGGGGCGTCCACCCACAGAGCAGGAGTGGGGGCCGCAGGAGCCATCCCGCCTTCTGCAAGACCATTTGTCAAGGAGGAACATTTCAGAGGGTCCAGGTGGGGTAGGGCCTGGTGGGTGGAAGGAAGGGGGCCTGTCAGTCCCAGAGAAGCCCCAGCAGTGGGCGACATGGCAGTGCAGGACGGGGCTGTCCTGGGTGGAAAGGAAGGAGGACAGAACTGGCTAGGGGCGGGTGCCCAGCAGGCACTCAGGCCAGAAGTGCCAGTCACGCCCTGCCAGGTGAGTGGCTTGGGGAGTGGGGAACCAGGCGGCAAGGGTGGCCTGTGTCCTGGCAGAGGGTCCCCGGAGGCAACCTGAGAGCTCCAACAAACGGAGGGTGTTAGGAGCCAGGCTTGCCCCCCCAAAGCCAATGGAAGGAAGCCCAAACAGCAGGGCCTTTGAAGAGATAAGTGAGGTGACCGTGACATCAAAGGTGGGCCTAGCCCAGGGTGACCTTCCTTATGACATGAGGACGTGGACCGCACACAGAGGTGACCGTGCGAGGACACCAGGGCAGTGCCAGCCCCGACGCCCAGGACCAGGAAGCAGGTttcaggcaggggtggggagctTTTTTCCCCACAGTGGTGCCCCCACACTGCTCACAATTTCCTGTCCTCACTCCTGGCCGCCTCCTCCCAGCCCTCCCAGAAAACCTGCGCTCTCCTGGGCCAGGGCCACAGACGGCTGCCGGGCTAcctgagcccccacacccacGCACGCCGTCCCTCTAGGAAGCAGGGGGCCGGCCCCTGGACACTCCCCAGGCAGCACGCAGCCAGAGCAGGGCTCTGCCAGAGACATGAAAGCTGGTGCTTCTGCCCTCACTGCCTGCTTGCCTGCAGGGAGGCAGGCTTCCTTCCCTCAGCCCCGCCAGCTCTCTGacggcaggcaggcaggcacgtCACCGGGGACACCACCCTGAGAGGCCCGGAGGCTAGAGCCGAGCTGACGGAGGGCAGGAGACAGTGGCTGGTGGGGAAGCCAAGCATCCCCAGAAACGGGGCAGCAGCACCCAGTGCTCTCAGGGGCCTCCCAGTGGGAGGGTGGGCTGCAGGCCTGGGCACTGGTCCTCCTCCATCCCAAGGCATCTTCCAAATTCAATGTTTATCAACTGGCTGGCCAGCAAGGGAGGGGATGGAGACGGAGGAAGGAGGCCCGGAGCTGGCCCGGCAGCTCAGGGGCTGAGAGGGGACTGTCTCACCCTCCCCTGCCTCCGCTGCAGGGGATCCCGCTCAGTCCTGCTCCTGGTCACCCTGGCAGCTGCCAGCCTTCTTGCCCCATCTCAGCAAGTGGCTGAGGCCCCAGGCAGCCAGCAAGCTTCTCACCTCCAACCCAGGCCTCTGCAGAGGGCTGtggccacttaaaaaaaaaaaccgcctCTGTTGCTAATTAAAATATCTGAAGAGGCTTTGAAGAGGAAACCATTAGGCCAGAGAGCTTCGGAAGGCCCCAGGCAGCTCTCCCACAGGCCAAGGACAGGACATTCATTGCTCCTGGCTCTGGAGGGCGGCCCAGCAGGGCTGGGGACCCGGCACCTTCACCCTGGCCCCACCCTCAGGAGCCCTCAGGGAGGCGGCAGGGACCCACAGAAGCAGCGGACAGCTATGGGCACCGGGGCATTCCTAGCAGGGGCCAGGGGGCCAGCGGGAGAGGCCGGGCAGGGGGAAGGGGCAGGAACACGGGCTTGGCAGCTGAAGCCCAAGGCGGCCGCCTCCAGCTGAGGGCCTGGTCCCTCTGGGGCTCCCCGAGCCCTGCTCCGAGGCCTGCCGGGCCCTTCCTCACCCAGACCCCTGGGCAGGGACTGGTGCCGCCTTGGCCCCAGCACAGCAGCCCAGGGGGGCTGAGACCTCCAAGCGGCCTGAGTTCAGGCAGGCTGCCTAGCAGGCCCTTTCCCACCCGTGGCCAGGCAGGAAGCAGAGGAGGCTGGAAAGCCCTGTCAGAAACAACTTCAGAGGCGCACGGCCCCCTCTGAACCCACCAGCTCTCAAAGGCTTTATTATCCCGCCCCAGCGCCTGCCAGGCCACTCCTTCCTGACCGCAGGCCTCACCCTCTCGTCCTGCCCTCCCTGGAGGGCCCCGCCCCACAGCACCCCAGGGAGGCCTTCAGGTACCTGAAAGAGGGTCCGCGTGTGGTCATCCAGAACTGTTTTTGGAGGGGTGATGACTGAGGAGAGAAGGTGATGACTGTGTTAGGAAGCACCGGGGTCCTCGCTCATGCTCCCGAAAGAAGACAGGCCTGAAGATGGGGGTGACGCCTCAAGTGGGGCAGAAGAGCCCCTCACAAGCATGCCTTATGCCCACACTCCTGCTGCAGAAACCCCAGCTGAGGGCTCGGAAGGGCCGGTGCAGGGCAGGCCCACCTGCAGGGGACACCACCCGTGCAGCCCGGCTCCCCTTGCGGTGGGCAGCCTAACCCTCTGCCACCTAGATGCCCTCCAAGGGAGGCCAGCCGCTCCCTGTCCACCCACCCTTCCCACAGCCCTCGGGCAGGAGTGGCCTGAGCCCCAGGGGTGaggaccaggctggggtgcagcaggGCTCCAGAGGGGAGCAGGGCGCTGAGACAGAAGGCAGGAAGCCTGGCTCCCACCGCCCGGCTCGGGGAGAAGGGCCCTCCTAGGTCTCCACACAGACACCATGGGCTGCAGGAGGCAGCTGGGCGGGAGGCCACAGATGCTGCTCCTGTGGAGAAGCTGCCACGAGCCCCAGCTGGGAGGGGCGGTGTGCCCACAGCACCAAGGCCCCGAGCACTGGAGGCAGGAGTGGGCTCAGGAGAAAAAACGTACACAGGTAAAACGACAGCTCAGGGTTCCCCAAGTGGCGCCTCACGAAGTCTCGCAAGTCCCCCactgcagaagagaaaaagagcatACAGACAGCTCTTCCACCACGCCAGCCCCGGGCTGCCCCAGCACCACTGctcccaccctcctgggccttTCCCCGAGAGGTGGGAATTCAGCCCTGTTCCCACACAGCACTCCAGGTGCTCGGCTGGGCCACCGTGCGGGCCACACTTGGGACCCCCGCCCTGCTGGAGAGCACTCCCACTGCCACCTGCTGCCCCGCTGCCTCACCCCCGCCCCAGCCTGAGCGCCTCCCTTTCCCTGGGGGAGGGCCCTGCGACCTTGGGCTGCTGCCGCCCAGCTATCTGGGGTACAGGTCACAAGCCCCTGAATGTCACAGCACCACTACCCTCCTCCCGGGGTATGGTGCCTTCCTCTGGATGCCCCTCTGCCCCACCCATGCCCAGTAGGTGGGCGACGTGAGCACTCAGGACCACGGGCTCCCTGAGCTGGGGCCAGGCACCTGGAGCGAGCGCCCAGCCTGCCTGACACTCTGCGAACTGGGACGCCTCTGCACCCCCAAGGGGACCCCAGCACCCGCACCCAGCCAGTGCCCTGGAGCCCGCAGGCCAGGCAGCTACAGTCCTGTGGCCTGGAAGGAAGGAGCCGGGAGAGGCGCCGTGGGTCCCCGCCCCCCATCCCCGGACACCCCGCTGCGCTGCCTACCTGTCTCGCTGGGGCGGAAGAAGCCCTGTAGGACGTAGCGGTCAGGAAACAGCACCCTCAGAGCCACCTAGGCCAGACAAGTGGAGGGGTTGGAGGGACGGCCGGAACTGCACCAGGGACCAGGTCATGGCCTCCCCACTTGGCCCACGCTGGGCCATGGACaccagggctggggcaggcagaagcAGCCACCCCCAGTCAGGGCCTGGGCCTCGACTCCCCTGTGGCAGGCTGGACACGGAGACAGCCAAGTGCCGTGCGTGTGCACAGCAGCCTGTGTTCTAAAACCACATTGACCTGTGTTTAAatgtgctgtatttttttttttttttttttttttttgagacggagtctcactctgtcacccgggctggagagcagtggcgcgatcttggctcactgcaggctccacctcccgggttcacgccattctcctgcctcagcctcctgagtagctgagactacaggcgtgtgctacctcccccgactaattttttgtatttttagtagagacggggtttcaccgtgttagccaggatggtctcgatctcctgacctcgtgatccgcccgcctcggcctcccaaagtgctgggattacaggcgtgagccactacacctggctcaaATGTGCTGTTTAAAGTTTcattcagccaggtgcggtggctcacgcctgtaatcccagcactttgggaggccgaggcgggcagatcacctgaggtcaggagtttgagaccagcctggccaacatggtgaaaccccatctctagttaaaaaaaaaaacacaaaaattagctgagctagtggtagcgggcacctgaaatcccagctacttgggaggctgaggcaggagaaccgcttgaacccgggaggcggaggttgcagtgaggtgagatcacaccaccgcactccagcctgggcaacagcaaggctccatctcaaaaaaataaaaaataaaaataaataaattaattaattaaaaaaaaaggccaggcactgtggctcacgcctgtaatcccagcactttgagaagccaaggcaggcggatcacgaggtcaggaaatcgagaccatcctggctaacacagtgaaaccccgtctctactaaaaatacaaaaacaaaattagccaggcgtggcgggcccctgtagtccgcAGACCTTTGGGTAGCGCTCCAGCTTCTCCTTTATCTGCGCCTCCCTGAAGGCCTTGGTCACCAAGGGGGCTTCTTCCAGGCGCTTCCTGTGGTGAGGAGAAGAAGGAACAGGGCTTCTGGTCAGAATGGGGGCCCCGGCAACAGGCCCCGGGCTCCTCACCTGTACCCGCCAGGGTGGGAGTGGGCTGCTCTCCCCACACAAGGCAGGAAGGTCTGGACGCCCCTCCGTGGGCCCCAACCCTCTGAGGTTCTGTTAAGGGCAGCCTGTCAGGGACCTGGGCCAGGAGCCGGTGCTGGCACCCGGGGACGGTGGGCAGCACAATCACCCGATGGGGCAAACCCTGGCGCAAAGATGCCGGGAGGCACCGAGGGGGCACCCACCGCTCACTCTTGAGCTGGGCCAAGCGTCTTCTCACGTCGTCCACCGTCAGCTCAAAGAACTCATCAGGCAGCTCTGCTGGCCAGGCCTGCAGCCGCTCCTCCAGGTCGGGGTGGCACACCACCGGCTCCCGGTCCACCGGCTCCCAGTCCACGGGCTCCTGGTCCACGGGCTGGAGGCAGAGGGCGCGGCTGACGGCGGGTGTCACAGGCTGGGCCCTCCGCACCCCGGGTTGTCGGTGCCCCCAGCCGAGGTGGTCACACGGACTTGGGAGCTGGGCCCACTCCCTCCCTGGCCCCGGCCAGCGCAGGGCCAAGGCCAGGTcctggaggcagggctgggcacagcagctggGGGCCCCCACCCCACTCAGGGCCCTGTCCAGGGCTGGAGACCTCCCCTCCCAGTCAGTGCACCAGACCTGACGCTAAGCCCCTGCTCCCCAGCAGGGCACATGGCCCCTGGAGTCTGGCTCAGGCCACGTCAGGGTCTCCATGGGGGGTAGGGGTGGCGACAGCCGCCAAATTAGAGCGTTGGCAAAAACCCCAGTCCAGCTGCCCCCGCTGCCCCCACTGCCCCCACTGCCCTCTTGGCCACAGCTCCATGGCCAGGCTGACTCCATGCACGCCTGCCCCCAGGGAACAAGCCggcccctccctctgcccaccctgGGATGCGGAAGGGACAGCGTCACCCCTAATTGGCATCAACAGCGATGAAACTGACAAAGCTGGGCCGTGTAGCTTGCGGAGCCCTGGGCAGTGATTTCAATGCATTCAGCCCAGTGTTGGAGTGCGTGGGACACCTCAGCACTGCGCCGACCCACACTCGGCCCTGTCCCCCTCACACAACAGCTGAGAGCTGTCGGGAGTGGGGGTGGCCTGGAGCTGGCTCTGGGCTCCCACCCCTACCTCCCACTCTCAACACCTGGGGATGGCTTGGCAGGCCCGGGGAACAATCCTCCTGGTCCCGTCTCATCTCCCCTGCAGTCTCCCACGCAGCCACAGGCTGCTGCCTCCTGCCCTGCACAGCATTCCAgcactcccaccatgcccacaCTAGGTGACTGCCAGGGTGCGCCTGCCAGAGGTACACCTGTCCCAGGTGTCTCCAGGGCTGCCCTCCAGACACACCTGAGACCTTGACTGCTGTGGGCGACAGGGCCCTGCAGACACCCAGCATGTGGCTCCATCATGACTCGTCACGGGAGCCTGGCGGGAGCTCCACTGGCCTCGGCAGCGTCGTGGCAGGGCAGCCAGCAAGGGCTGACCACGACCCAGCAGTGGGGCCCACAGGTGGCTGACCAAGGCCCCTGGGGGCTCCCTTCCAAAGCCACAACCATCCTGCAGCCACTGAGAGCAGCCTGTGCCAGAGCTTTTTATAACAAGATGCCAGGCGCCAAGCGGCCCCCCACAGCCCCAGCGCCTGCATTCCAGAGGGCTGCGAGCACGCCTGGGTTCCCAGGGGAGAGACCCTGGGCCAAGAACCACCATGTCCATGAGCAGCCAGGCCAGCCTGTGGCAGGTTGGCATCCTCTGCAGCCTGGTCCAGAGCCTCCCTGGAGGAGCCCCCAGAAGCCACGCTGTCTCCCCAAGCAGGCAGAGCACCCCTGATGGGCTCGAACTGAGCCTGACCACCAGAAGGGGCCCTGCCCCCAGGACACAACGTGCTCAGACGGCCATGTCCAGGGCATAGCCTGGGGGTCACTGGGGGAAACGTGGGCTGCTGGCACGTCCACATACTGGACAGTGCCAAGGACCCCCAGGCCCACAGCCCACACCAGGGCGCCTCCAGGATGGGAGCCATAGGGGACCAGACCATCAGCGTCATGCTGCTAAGGGGCTGTTGAATTTCATTTGGAAAACGAAACAGATAAAATCTCTAATTCCTGTGGATCCACCCTAGATTCCTACCCGTCATCCCAAGGGCCTGGTTCAGGAAGCCTGTCTATCAGATAGACCCAGGGTCCCACACAGGGCCAGGGTAGCAGGGGAGAGCGGCCTCTACGGAAACCTCCCACACCCGCCCTTCACCTGGGCAGAGAGGCCTCGATCTGGAGCAGCCTTGCTGAAGCCTGGGGTCAGGCTGGATAAGCAGCTACCAGAAGGGCCCAGGCCACCTGAGTCTCCCCCGAGAACAGATGGCATCTGCAGCAGGGATGCTGGGAAATGTCACTTGGCCACCAAATGACAAGAGGGAGATGCCAGGGGACCCTGTGTGTGGAGAAACTTCAAACACCCATCAGCTCAGCTCCGAGCCTTCCCCAGGAGAGAGCCTTTCCGTCCCACAGAGAAGAGGGGCCAGGAAGGGGGAGCTGCAGCGGCAGGGCCTGGGGTCTCAGGGCTGCCCCAGCCACACCCAGCCCTGTTGACTGGCAAGCTCTGCCCAGCAGCCTGGTCCGCATTTGTGGCATCAGCGCCGCTCCCGCGCCAGGTGGCTTCACAGAGATGCCTTTGGATGGAGAACAGAGGTTGAGGGATGAGACATCCTGAGAGAAAAAAGCGACAGCGAGGGCCCTGCAGGGGAGTCAAGCCCTGGCCCCCTGGGGGATTCCCGtccccccagcccagcctcctcgCTGGTGCCTGGAGAAATGAAAGGGGCTGCCTCTGCAGGCCAAAAATGACGTCAACCTGGGGTGAGGCGTCCTGGAGGCTCCAACACAGGAAGGAGGAGCAGAACGCAAGGAGAGAGACAAGcaccctcctttctctttccccacaatttcttattttgaaatatttcattccaCAGAAAGATTGGCAGACACAACAGTGAACACCCCTCACGCAGATGTGATCATTCGGCTGCATTCACTTTCCTTCCGCTCTGGGGCaaacatgcacgcacacatgtgcatacacagacatgcatatacacacacctgCATGCACCCAAGCACACGTGCCCATGCaaagacacgcacacacacccaagcacgcacgtgcacacacaaggacatgcacacacaccaagcacgcatgtgcacacaaaagaaaaccacagactgTCCCCCAGGAGCACAGGAGCATCTGCTGAGAGAAGGACTCTTGTCCCAGCTGCCAGCATCACACCAGGGCGCACCGCATGGGGTAGGTGGCTCTCACACACCCATGCTGGAAATGTCCCTGCTGTCCCCAAGTACCCGGACAGTCTTCCCACATGTTCGGTCACGCTGGGGCTGGAGCTGTGCCTCGGCCCCTTCCCACGTCCCGGCAGGGGCTATGTCAGCAGGACGCCTCCGTCCGCCGTGGTCTGGCCCCCAATTCTCTGTGCTGAGTGAGGTTCGGGTTGCAGGTTTCAGGGAGGAGGCAACTGGATGCCGTACCACTGTCCCTACGAACATCCCCACCTGGAAAGCTCCCAAGGGGAGGGAGGGCCAGCGGGGAATGAGGCCCAAACCTCAGCAGTGCGGGGGGCCCCAACCTGGGTCTCAGTCTTGGTGGGGTCCCCCAGGTGTGTGGCCGCCAGGTGTCCCTGGGTGCCTTGCCAAGCCTCAGGAAGCTGCTGGGGTCAGTCTCACTCAGCCAACGGGGCTGAGAGCCAGGAGGAGCCTTCCAGAAGCCTGCGTGGGGCTTCCCATCTCAGATGAGGCCTCTCACAAGACCTGCCGACCTGCAGGGCACACAGGCGCAGCAGCAGGAGGAACTGAACCACAGGGCAGCAAGAGCCGGGGGACCACTGCCCCGCAGGCCTCCGGGCCCAAACTCCAGAGCCCAGCTGATGCCCACTTCACGCGGCCTCATGTTTCCGCCACCCCGGCGACCCACCCCGCCACTGAGTGGAGGCCGTGTTCTGCTCTGCCCAGCAGGCCAGGACTGCCCCAGAAGAACCAGCAATATTTCCGGAGCACTCGGCACCCCCAGGCCTTCTGCTGCTCCCCAAAGCCCGTGCCACCTCGGACGCTGCCTGCTGTGGCAGAGGCAAGAGCCCCGCGGCTGCCGGGGCATCCAAACGGCCGCTGACCCTCGCCCAGCCGCGGATGGCCTCCCCTGAGCCGATGCAAAGAGGCCCAGACCCCTGGCCCCGAGCAGCAGGTTGCAGGTCCATGGGAGCAGCTGGGCTCTTCCAGACAGGTTCAGGAGACGGAGCCTAGAACCTTCTCTGTGCCACTGATGCCCCCGGACACCAGTGCCCCCACCAGGAGCTCGCCATGCTGAGCCCGGCCTGGTTTCCTCCTCACTGCCTGGGCCCGGCTTCCAAAGGCCCCGCACCCCCTTCTTCCTGACCCTGCCCCTCTTGCTGGGTAGAGCCAGAGGTCTCAGAGGACGGGGGCGATGCCAGGGGCACGGCAGGGTCCAGCAGCCGGCGCCGGCGCTCTCACAGGGGCTGTGTGTGCTGAGCTCCCCGGAAGCTCAAAATACGCCACAGGGTGGGGGTGACTATGGCTGCCACATGACACGCAAGGAGGCACAGAGCATGGA
This Nomascus leucogenys isolate Asia chromosome 14, Asia_NLE_v1, whole genome shotgun sequence DNA region includes the following protein-coding sequences:
- the LOC115838314 gene encoding LOW QUALITY PROTEIN: uncharacterized protein LOC115838314 (The sequence of the model RefSeq protein was modified relative to this genomic sequence to represent the inferred CDS: deleted 1 base in 1 codon); amino-acid sequence: MFLLDKWSCRRRDGSCGPHSCSVGGRPISPCPGTVVPSPSWAPWCHLPPRHHDAASLPGTVVPSPCPGTVVPPSSRALWWRLPPGRCGAASILGILGCKGSSLGLVPQRVVPFWLEGRPGTGLRVHAAAAESLPCGAWRAPPFGSSSWQHWGKGLAAERRLDLGSQCPGQQPGRDWLQALRLCQGRAGTPTSPCQLREPGRGSLRPSGTVLVGRGPSACASLKGPSRALLWLGGWCDPPSLSSPSLVTGVAPFTLGPLLKWCLGPGQRTPFPAVGDGGDVDSGRLLFWGASRGRASPSTGQPPCHPVCRPSSPSPRPSSGDPSRVKAGHKHVETGRVGCLAQCSLHRGADRAQVPQAWLPSLLLSPGVPESCLPLSARPVGQCWLRVLACGGCDENQGPLCVGGF